A single genomic interval of Rosistilla ulvae harbors:
- a CDS encoding GHMP family kinase ATP-binding protein — protein sequence MSANDPSSEATCASHLPTHPVACQRVDVVTGSRLHFGLLSTQPVDRVCYGGCGLMIRRPSVHVRAVRSDRFRFAGEFESRCREVAQRFVDHFGLPSLPPCDLQLLQSSDAHAGLGSGTQINLAVATALTTLFQMPISLEQLAAEIAARGRRSAIGVHGFAHGGLVVESGIPEGQTLGRLSATQPFPSHWRILLVRPRQFKAHVHGGVEQAHFAQLAAAAPAERDALLAIMNDEILPAIIAHDFDAFCESVSRYNHTSGMLFAPVQGGAYNGPQLEALVATLRDAGCQGIGQSSWGPTIFAFCPDQDSAEAMRQRLLSAGDGNRLQIEITQARNKPASVCAKRGSNECEVE from the coding sequence ATGTCAGCCAATGATCCCAGCTCCGAAGCGACTTGCGCGTCGCACCTGCCCACCCATCCGGTCGCTTGCCAACGGGTGGATGTTGTCACGGGCAGCCGGTTGCATTTCGGGTTGTTATCGACCCAGCCTGTCGATCGCGTTTGTTACGGCGGTTGCGGGCTGATGATTCGCCGACCGAGCGTTCACGTCCGCGCTGTCCGTTCGGATCGGTTTCGCTTTGCCGGTGAATTCGAATCGCGGTGTCGAGAAGTCGCCCAGCGGTTTGTCGATCACTTTGGCTTGCCCTCGCTGCCCCCCTGTGATCTGCAATTACTGCAGTCGTCCGACGCGCACGCCGGTTTGGGCTCGGGAACTCAGATCAATCTAGCGGTCGCCACCGCGTTGACGACGCTGTTTCAGATGCCGATCTCGTTGGAACAACTGGCGGCGGAGATCGCAGCTCGCGGTAGACGCTCGGCGATCGGAGTGCATGGTTTTGCGCACGGCGGGTTAGTCGTTGAATCGGGAATCCCCGAGGGACAGACGCTGGGAAGGCTCTCGGCGACGCAGCCGTTTCCGAGCCACTGGCGGATCTTGTTGGTTCGGCCTCGCCAGTTCAAGGCGCACGTTCATGGCGGCGTGGAACAGGCGCACTTCGCTCAATTAGCTGCTGCCGCGCCAGCCGAGCGCGATGCGCTGTTGGCGATCATGAACGACGAGATCCTGCCGGCGATCATCGCTCACGATTTCGATGCGTTTTGCGAATCGGTCTCCCGATACAACCACACCTCGGGAATGTTGTTCGCCCCGGTGCAAGGCGGTGCCTACAACGGTCCGCAATTGGAAGCTCTGGTCGCAACGCTTCGCGATGCGGGCTGCCAAGGCATCGGCCAGAGTTCGTGGGGGCCAACGATTTTTGCGTTTTGCCCCGACCAAGATTCCGCCGAAGCGATGCGGCAGCGACTGTTGTCGGCCGGCGACGGGAATCGTTTACAGATCGAAATCACTCAGGCGAGAAACAAGCCGGCGTCGGTCTGCGCCAAACGCGGATCAAATGAGTGCGAAGTCGAATAG
- a CDS encoding DUF952 domain-containing protein: protein MNDPHPLIYKILTPAQWQAFQNDGQFLGAPIDLADGFIHFSAEHQVEETVAKHFAGQGDLILAEVATDSLGEALRWEVSRGGDLFPHLYAPLALKAVVRHTVLPQLETGSHRFPVQW from the coding sequence ATGAACGATCCACATCCATTGATCTACAAAATTCTGACGCCGGCGCAGTGGCAAGCCTTCCAAAACGACGGCCAGTTTCTTGGGGCACCGATCGATCTTGCCGATGGATTTATCCACTTCTCCGCCGAGCATCAGGTGGAAGAGACGGTCGCCAAGCATTTTGCCGGGCAGGGAGACTTGATCCTGGCCGAGGTGGCCACCGATTCGCTCGGCGAAGCGTTGCGGTGGGAGGTCTCGCGCGGCGGCGATCTATTCCCGCATCTGTACGCTCCGCTGGCGTTGAAGGCTGTCGTCCGGCATACGGTATTGCCGCAGCTGGAAACGGGATCGCATCGCTTTCCTGTGCAGTGGTGA
- a CDS encoding non-ribosomal peptide synthetase — protein sequence MISVDPVVGNLVADLRQRGVKLWNDGGLLRFSASKSALSPALMLQMRKHKAAILDLLQQESPVEADDQQTGPVSLGQESLWLLHKQFPDSPAYNTAATLRFLAPVDVGALRAAFQKLIARHEPLRTTFAAAEQDVQAIVHSSATLDFQQAGVANIADDAALHQYVRSEYLHPFRLDQSPLMRVRLFTRSANDQILLIVVHHIVFDAWSLWVMQDELKQLYASEVAGTDCLLPTLPAKYSDFVRWQREFPETAAGNKQWDYWKQQLAGDPVPAELLWDRPRPRRSAAQGATLHFPIDNQLSDRLRQLGRENNATPLATGLAVFQTLLFRLTHVEDAVVGMTTAGRSTRQYGNAIGYFVNTLPIRGRIQGQLKFAEVLASAMQTTVEARQSQDFPFALLVQRLQPIRDLSAPPLCRVVFGLQKPMAGDDVAGLLAGSDQAVEWGDTRVACYPMDQQEGQFDLVLELYQTPDGYTGVLKYDENLLQPASAQRFANRYVHLLRQVVADPNRAIDDYSIVPNDEQSELLQLSVAPAIDDPQHLRYDRWFEEQAAATPDKLAAVFGSTQLTYAELDAQANRVARLLQQHGATVDSHVIVAGNRTIEAPIMMLACFKIGAAYVPMAPATPEVRACQIVSDCNPAIVVAEAKLAASLAEALPQRCVLDASTLLESAKNLDATPIDVSFAEATTAYMICTSGSTGTPKGIAVSHAALCRHTASMREVFDTTADDRMYQFSDLTFDPSIEQMVVPWSVGGTVVFRDDNLPSVEAFWQTMLDQKITIANLPPKYFEECSRAIPFGDAWPRSLRLMIVGGDVFPRDVASDWIDRGVRLLNAYGPTETVITATTCDVTADWARQRLPIGKPKPGSTAFVLDRQHRPMPIGVAGELFLGGPMLADGYVNLPEETAQRFVEIEVAGVSRRLYRSGDLTRWNAEGQLEFLGRIDRQVKIRGFRIELGDIEAALGSHPGVSAGIVKAFEDAGDTYLAAFLTTEPTDDVSVESITSHLKGRLPIYMVPQRVVILDQLPLLASGKIDVNRLHADPPSAAAMQREYVAPRTEVETIMANVWASVLNLERVGIDDDFYDLGGGSLQALRIVSELAAQDLVSHSDDDSAPLSPQMLFQYTTISELSPHLGLASKETDVNEE from the coding sequence ATGATTTCGGTTGATCCCGTTGTCGGCAACCTGGTCGCAGACCTGCGCCAGCGTGGCGTAAAGCTGTGGAATGACGGAGGCTTGCTTCGTTTCAGCGCCTCAAAAAGTGCGCTCTCGCCAGCGCTGATGCTGCAGATGCGAAAGCATAAAGCCGCAATTTTGGATTTGCTGCAGCAAGAATCTCCCGTCGAAGCCGACGACCAGCAAACCGGTCCGGTTTCCCTCGGGCAGGAATCGCTGTGGTTGCTGCACAAGCAATTCCCCGACAGTCCCGCCTATAACACGGCGGCTACGCTGCGATTTTTAGCCCCCGTCGATGTCGGCGCGCTCCGCGCCGCGTTTCAGAAACTGATCGCACGTCACGAACCGCTGCGAACCACCTTTGCCGCCGCAGAGCAGGATGTTCAGGCCATCGTGCATTCGAGCGCGACGCTTGATTTTCAGCAGGCGGGCGTCGCGAATATCGCGGACGACGCGGCACTGCATCAATACGTACGATCCGAATACTTGCATCCGTTTCGCCTCGACCAAAGTCCGCTGATGCGAGTCCGATTGTTTACGCGATCGGCCAACGATCAGATCCTTTTAATCGTCGTCCACCACATCGTTTTCGACGCCTGGTCGTTGTGGGTGATGCAAGATGAACTGAAGCAGTTGTATGCCAGTGAAGTCGCTGGCACAGATTGTTTGTTGCCTACGTTGCCGGCCAAATACAGCGACTTTGTCCGCTGGCAACGCGAGTTTCCCGAGACCGCTGCGGGCAACAAACAATGGGATTACTGGAAACAGCAATTGGCGGGCGATCCGGTGCCTGCGGAACTGTTGTGGGACCGACCACGCCCGCGTCGCAGTGCAGCGCAGGGAGCGACGTTGCATTTCCCGATCGACAATCAATTATCGGATCGCCTGCGACAGTTGGGGCGAGAGAACAACGCGACTCCACTGGCCACGGGATTGGCGGTTTTTCAAACGCTGCTGTTTCGGCTGACTCACGTCGAGGACGCGGTCGTGGGGATGACAACCGCCGGGCGTTCCACACGTCAATACGGCAACGCGATCGGCTATTTCGTCAACACGCTGCCGATCCGCGGACGAATTCAGGGACAGCTGAAGTTCGCGGAAGTTCTGGCGTCGGCGATGCAAACGACTGTCGAAGCGCGGCAATCGCAAGACTTTCCCTTTGCACTCCTTGTCCAGCGTCTGCAACCGATCCGCGATTTGTCGGCACCGCCACTGTGCCGCGTCGTGTTTGGGCTACAGAAGCCGATGGCCGGCGATGACGTGGCGGGCTTGTTGGCTGGTAGCGACCAGGCCGTCGAGTGGGGTGACACCCGCGTCGCCTGCTATCCGATGGATCAACAGGAAGGTCAGTTCGATCTGGTGCTGGAACTCTACCAGACACCCGACGGCTACACCGGTGTGTTGAAGTACGATGAAAACCTGCTGCAGCCGGCATCGGCGCAGCGATTCGCCAACCGCTACGTCCATCTGTTGCGTCAGGTTGTCGCGGATCCCAATCGAGCGATCGATGATTATTCGATCGTTCCCAACGACGAACAATCGGAATTGCTTCAGTTGTCGGTCGCACCCGCGATCGACGATCCACAACACCTTCGCTACGACCGCTGGTTTGAAGAACAAGCTGCCGCGACGCCCGACAAGCTGGCCGCGGTCTTCGGCTCGACCCAGCTGACCTATGCCGAACTAGACGCCCAGGCGAATCGCGTCGCTCGGCTGCTGCAGCAACACGGCGCAACGGTCGACAGCCACGTGATCGTCGCTGGCAATCGCACGATCGAAGCCCCGATCATGATGTTGGCCTGTTTCAAAATCGGCGCCGCCTATGTGCCGATGGCGCCAGCGACACCCGAGGTCCGCGCTTGCCAAATCGTCAGCGACTGCAACCCAGCGATCGTCGTCGCCGAAGCCAAGTTAGCCGCATCGCTTGCCGAAGCCTTGCCGCAGCGGTGCGTGCTCGATGCGTCGACGCTGTTGGAATCAGCCAAAAATTTGGACGCTACACCGATCGACGTATCGTTTGCCGAAGCGACAACGGCTTACATGATCTGCACCTCGGGATCGACCGGAACGCCCAAAGGGATCGCCGTCTCACATGCCGCTCTCTGTCGTCACACCGCCAGCATGCGTGAGGTCTTTGACACGACGGCCGACGATCGCATGTACCAGTTCAGCGACCTGACCTTTGATCCGTCGATCGAACAGATGGTTGTCCCATGGTCGGTTGGCGGAACCGTTGTTTTTCGCGACGACAACTTGCCGTCGGTCGAAGCGTTTTGGCAGACGATGCTGGATCAAAAGATCACGATCGCCAACCTGCCTCCCAAGTATTTCGAAGAGTGCAGCCGAGCGATCCCGTTTGGCGATGCCTGGCCGCGAAGCCTGCGGTTGATGATCGTTGGCGGCGACGTCTTCCCACGCGATGTGGCTAGCGACTGGATCGATCGCGGCGTCCGACTGCTCAACGCCTACGGTCCCACCGAGACCGTGATCACCGCGACGACCTGCGATGTGACAGCCGACTGGGCCCGCCAGAGATTACCGATTGGCAAACCGAAGCCCGGCTCGACAGCTTTCGTATTGGATCGGCAGCATAGACCAATGCCGATCGGCGTCGCGGGTGAACTCTTTTTGGGCGGGCCAATGCTGGCCGACGGATACGTCAATCTGCCCGAAGAGACGGCCCAGCGGTTTGTCGAAATCGAAGTCGCGGGGGTGTCTCGGCGGCTGTATCGATCGGGCGATCTGACGCGTTGGAACGCCGAGGGTCAGTTGGAGTTTTTGGGCCGCATCGATCGCCAAGTGAAGATCCGCGGTTTCCGGATCGAGCTGGGGGATATCGAAGCGGCGTTGGGATCCCATCCTGGCGTCAGCGCTGGGATCGTGAAGGCGTTTGAAGATGCTGGCGATACGTATCTGGCGGCGTTCCTGACAACCGAACCCACCGACGATGTGAGCGTCGAATCGATTACGTCACATCTTAAGGGGCGTCTGCCGATTTACATGGTTCCGCAGCGGGTCGTGATCCTGGATCAATTGCCCCTGTTGGCCAGTGGCAAGATCGATGTGAACCGACTGCACGCCGATCCTCCGTCGGCCGCTGCGATGCAGCGAGAATATGTCGCGCCGCGAACCGAGGTCGAAACTATCATGGCCAATGTTTGGGCGAGCGTCTTGAATTTGGAACGGGTTGGAATCGACGACGACTTCTACGACCTCGGCGGCGGATCGCTGCAAGCGCTTCGCATCGTATCGGAATTGGCAGCTCAAGACCTTGTTTCGCACAGCGACGACGACAGCGCTCCGTTAAGCCCACAGATGCTGTTTCAGTACACGACGATTTCAGAACTTTCACCCCACCTGGGGTTAGCGAGTAAAGAGACTGATGTTAATGAAGAATAA
- a CDS encoding 3-oxoacyl-[acyl-carrier-protein] synthase III C-terminal domain-containing protein, with amino-acid sequence MLRSVIESIGVYLPSNEVTTDEIVKGCERKVRVPLAKLTGIRSRRRAGVDEFSIDLAEKAVSDCLDHSSLAADQVDAIVCTNISRWDDKNSVTFEPATSVRLKSMLGLENAIAIDISNACAGMWTGVYMVDALIRSGAIRSGMVVSGEYITHLIDTAQKEIVDFMDPQLASLTLGDAGVALTLTAAGSAGSGFHDLDMYTLSKYSQFCVAKPTDKPHGGAAMYTDAIKVTESVVPHAARHAKDILDRNQWGFDAVGHVIPHQTSKLTMQEGMREIKRLFDYDLSQRLINNLEQRGNTSSNAHFLALHDAMRRREVKGGDSIIFCISGSGQTTGTALYVCDDLPERINAEDAKSGKPRREIASNESALMPIQLQVESIGLAYPPTRESADTLTMLQQAGEQCLEQSSCEKQDIDILIAACTYRTEFVMEPAIAALLAGRMEINFDREPDAADKTFAFDVINGEVGMMKSLFLASEFIRAGRGQKVMVVGSEVDNNAADRPEQSLDVSPMASAMIVQESVDATNGFLSFHFQDFTQFKDLRKTEVNWNERGQACLHCTDQPDALHAAYLECIETTVANFLKNNELSLDDIARIVPSPISSAFVADVASRLQFPADKTLDISDANGSLMSSAIPVGVKNLDAAPGDMVLFISVSPGIQIGCALYIA; translated from the coding sequence ATGCTGCGTTCCGTCATTGAGAGCATTGGTGTTTACCTGCCTTCAAACGAAGTCACGACCGACGAGATTGTGAAGGGCTGCGAGCGGAAGGTTCGCGTGCCGTTAGCGAAATTGACCGGCATTCGCTCGCGCCGCCGCGCTGGAGTCGATGAATTTTCGATCGATCTGGCAGAGAAAGCTGTCAGCGATTGTTTGGACCATTCGTCGCTGGCGGCCGACCAAGTCGACGCGATCGTCTGCACCAACATCTCGCGTTGGGACGACAAAAATTCGGTCACCTTTGAACCGGCAACCAGCGTCCGACTGAAGTCGATGCTCGGGCTGGAAAACGCCATCGCAATCGACATCTCCAATGCTTGCGCGGGGATGTGGACCGGCGTCTATATGGTCGACGCACTGATTCGCAGCGGTGCGATCCGCAGCGGAATGGTGGTCAGTGGTGAATACATCACGCACCTGATCGATACCGCGCAGAAGGAAATCGTCGACTTCATGGATCCCCAATTGGCGTCGTTGACGTTGGGGGACGCCGGCGTCGCGTTGACCTTGACCGCCGCTGGTTCGGCGGGCAGCGGATTCCACGATCTCGACATGTACACGCTCAGCAAATACAGCCAGTTTTGTGTCGCCAAGCCAACCGATAAGCCTCACGGCGGCGCGGCGATGTACACCGACGCGATCAAAGTTACCGAATCGGTGGTGCCTCACGCAGCGCGGCACGCCAAAGACATCCTGGATCGGAACCAGTGGGGGTTTGATGCCGTTGGCCATGTGATCCCACATCAAACCAGTAAGCTCACGATGCAAGAAGGGATGCGGGAAATCAAGCGTCTGTTTGACTACGATCTTTCGCAACGCCTAATCAACAACTTGGAACAACGTGGCAACACGTCCAGCAACGCCCACTTCCTGGCTTTGCACGACGCGATGCGGCGGCGCGAGGTGAAAGGGGGCGATTCGATCATCTTCTGCATTTCGGGATCGGGACAAACGACGGGGACCGCACTTTATGTGTGCGATGATTTGCCCGAACGGATCAACGCCGAAGACGCCAAAAGCGGCAAGCCACGGCGCGAGATCGCGTCGAACGAATCAGCCTTGATGCCGATCCAATTGCAAGTCGAATCGATCGGCCTCGCGTATCCGCCAACGCGTGAGTCGGCCGATACGCTGACCATGCTGCAACAGGCCGGCGAGCAGTGCCTGGAACAATCCAGTTGTGAAAAACAGGACATCGATATCCTGATCGCCGCCTGCACCTACCGAACCGAATTTGTCATGGAACCGGCGATCGCGGCGCTGCTGGCTGGGCGGATGGAGATCAACTTCGATCGCGAACCCGATGCCGCCGACAAGACGTTTGCCTTCGATGTGATCAACGGTGAAGTGGGGATGATGAAGTCGCTATTCCTGGCTTCGGAGTTTATTCGCGCCGGACGTGGTCAGAAGGTGATGGTGGTCGGTTCGGAAGTCGACAACAATGCAGCGGATCGCCCCGAGCAATCGCTGGACGTTTCGCCGATGGCATCGGCGATGATCGTGCAAGAATCGGTCGATGCGACTAACGGATTCCTGTCGTTCCATTTCCAAGACTTCACGCAGTTCAAGGACCTCCGAAAAACAGAAGTCAACTGGAACGAACGAGGGCAAGCTTGTTTGCACTGCACCGACCAACCCGATGCGTTGCATGCGGCGTATCTGGAATGCATCGAGACAACGGTCGCGAATTTCTTAAAAAACAACGAGCTTTCGCTCGATGACATCGCCCGCATCGTTCCCTCCCCGATCTCCAGCGCGTTTGTCGCCGACGTTGCGTCGCGGTTGCAATTCCCCGCCGATAAAACGCTCGACATCTCCGACGCCAACGGTTCGCTGATGTCTTCAGCGATCCCGGTCGGGGTGAAGAACCTCGATGCCGCCCCCGGCGACATGGTCCTCTTCATTAGCGTCAGCCCCGGCATCCAGATTGGATGTGCTCTCTACATCGCCTAG
- a CDS encoding beta-ketoacyl synthase N-terminal-like domain-containing protein yields the protein MTDSLRFSTEQQVVDALTKASQLLADARRKRDEPIAVIGMGCRFPGAVDLDAFWKLLHDGECAIGRVPSDRWDAAAFTSPQPKVPGKMITDRAGFIDEVDQFDSRFFEITRREASSLDPQQRLLLETAWRTLEHAGVPVESTAGGRHGVFVGICSSDYLALLNKTHQSAIDAYRGTGNAHGTAAGRLSYFMKWQGPSVAIDTACSSSLVALHHAIGSLRGEECEMALVAGVNLILTPDLSINLSQAGMLSPQGLCQAFAASADGFVRGEGCGAVLLKRLGDAIRDGDRIVCCVSGSAVNQDGRSNGLTAPNGIAQQDVIRAALQRSRLNPDAIDYIEAHGTGTPLGDPIEMRALGKVFGQRTRPLLVGSVKTNIGHLEGAAGVAGLIKTCLSLQHQTLPRHLHFAQTSEHIDWSLPIQVTDQRRPWQPAATSNDDSPLRRAGISSFGFGGTNAHVIVEEYLATESMIPAASQQGPTIIKLSAKTETALERLIDLYASGLPDAALSQIAATANLGRDDFPFRRFVVARNREELLAGLRGHGSIADPNDPSFADLMQIGKRYVAGEAIDWSAITPGRRDQMVALPGHPFNRQRCWLPQNKAVAAVSPIASASLASRPRAEHPLLGSQLDLAGKSIIFESDLAKVDYLDDHRLRGEAIFPATGYIEQGLAAAKRLAGRTLSVRELQLHRPLVIGKDACRVQIVMEPDFNGGYRCSIQHRGASQWLEHASMHLRESDQNELQVASWNEIGPKENCEDHIAVDEHYAAMDAMGIQYGSAFRGLRCLSTRGAAAYGLVQLPASAGDPTNYCVHPALLDSALQILATLVPTVQRAMWLPVSIDRVDFANLDVSPDNVHVGGRLLRDQTTDQWIGDIQICDQTQTVIGNIRGLRLQRLAAPQPQSSRTPSSNSASVASIGKPSDYADGAAYEAKLLDFAQQKVAEIAEIELHEVLLDSPLTSLGLDSIMAIELQDVLEKELDIHVSMDLFLKDLSLRALLHEVLSTSQSGDAHHASSSSDDAWVEGAL from the coding sequence ATGACCGACTCGCTCCGCTTTTCGACCGAACAACAAGTTGTCGACGCCTTGACCAAGGCGTCCCAATTGTTGGCCGATGCGCGTCGCAAGCGGGACGAACCGATTGCGGTGATCGGAATGGGATGCCGGTTCCCCGGAGCGGTCGATCTGGACGCGTTCTGGAAATTGTTACACGACGGGGAGTGCGCGATCGGTCGTGTGCCTAGCGATCGTTGGGATGCCGCGGCGTTCACGTCGCCACAGCCCAAGGTGCCTGGCAAGATGATCACCGATCGGGCCGGTTTCATTGACGAGGTCGATCAATTCGATTCGCGTTTTTTCGAGATCACCCGCCGCGAAGCGAGTTCGCTGGACCCGCAACAGCGACTGCTGTTAGAGACCGCCTGGCGAACGCTGGAACATGCCGGTGTTCCCGTCGAAAGTACCGCCGGCGGCCGACATGGGGTCTTTGTCGGGATCTGCAGCAGCGACTATTTGGCTTTGCTGAATAAGACTCACCAGTCGGCGATCGACGCCTATCGCGGAACGGGCAACGCCCACGGAACCGCCGCGGGCCGCTTGAGCTACTTTATGAAGTGGCAGGGGCCCAGCGTCGCGATCGATACCGCCTGTTCATCATCGCTTGTCGCGTTGCACCACGCCATCGGCAGCCTCCGTGGCGAGGAGTGTGAGATGGCGTTGGTTGCGGGGGTGAATCTGATCCTGACGCCGGACTTGAGTATCAATCTGTCGCAAGCGGGCATGCTGTCGCCGCAAGGACTTTGCCAGGCGTTCGCCGCATCGGCCGACGGCTTTGTCCGTGGCGAAGGCTGTGGCGCGGTGCTGCTGAAACGACTCGGCGACGCGATCCGCGATGGCGATCGCATCGTTTGTTGCGTCAGCGGATCGGCCGTCAATCAAGATGGACGCAGCAACGGACTGACCGCTCCCAACGGAATCGCCCAGCAGGACGTGATCCGCGCCGCGTTGCAACGCAGTCGTCTGAATCCCGATGCGATCGACTACATCGAAGCCCATGGAACCGGCACGCCGTTGGGAGACCCCATCGAAATGCGGGCGTTGGGCAAGGTATTCGGCCAACGAACGCGCCCCTTGCTGGTCGGATCGGTGAAGACGAACATCGGTCACTTGGAAGGAGCCGCTGGCGTCGCCGGATTGATCAAGACCTGTCTGTCGCTGCAGCACCAAACGTTGCCACGACACCTGCACTTTGCTCAGACGAGCGAGCACATCGATTGGTCGTTGCCGATCCAAGTCACCGATCAACGCCGCCCCTGGCAGCCGGCAGCGACGTCGAATGACGACAGTCCCCTGCGGCGGGCTGGGATCAGCAGCTTTGGGTTTGGCGGTACCAACGCGCATGTGATCGTCGAAGAGTATCTCGCGACCGAATCGATGATCCCCGCCGCTTCACAGCAAGGTCCGACGATCATCAAACTGTCGGCGAAAACCGAAACCGCTTTGGAACGTTTGATCGATCTCTATGCGAGCGGGCTTCCCGATGCAGCCCTCTCGCAGATCGCGGCGACCGCCAACTTGGGACGCGACGACTTTCCGTTCCGCCGCTTCGTGGTCGCTCGCAACCGTGAAGAACTGCTCGCGGGCCTTCGCGGCCACGGATCGATCGCGGATCCCAACGATCCGTCTTTCGCCGACCTGATGCAGATCGGAAAGCGATACGTCGCGGGCGAAGCGATCGATTGGTCAGCGATCACCCCGGGCCGACGCGATCAAATGGTCGCGCTGCCAGGACATCCCTTCAATCGTCAACGCTGCTGGCTGCCGCAAAACAAGGCAGTCGCTGCGGTCAGCCCCATCGCCAGCGCGTCGCTCGCCAGCCGCCCCCGCGCCGAGCACCCGTTGCTGGGCAGCCAATTGGATCTGGCGGGCAAGTCGATAATTTTTGAGAGCGATCTCGCTAAGGTCGATTACCTGGACGATCACCGCTTGCGGGGCGAAGCGATCTTCCCGGCGACAGGTTACATCGAACAAGGGCTCGCCGCAGCAAAGCGTTTGGCGGGGCGAACGCTTAGCGTTCGCGAGCTGCAATTGCACCGCCCGCTCGTGATCGGCAAGGACGCCTGCCGAGTGCAGATCGTGATGGAGCCCGACTTCAACGGCGGATACCGCTGCAGCATTCAACATCGCGGTGCCAGCCAGTGGCTTGAACACGCCTCGATGCACTTGCGCGAATCCGATCAAAACGAATTGCAGGTCGCCAGCTGGAACGAGATCGGTCCGAAGGAGAACTGCGAAGATCATATCGCCGTCGACGAACACTATGCAGCGATGGATGCGATGGGCATCCAATACGGTTCGGCGTTTCGTGGGCTGCGTTGTCTGAGCACCCGCGGCGCGGCTGCCTATGGCCTGGTTCAACTGCCCGCCTCCGCGGGCGATCCGACTAACTATTGCGTCCACCCGGCGCTGTTGGACTCTGCATTGCAGATCCTGGCAACCTTGGTCCCAACAGTTCAGCGGGCGATGTGGTTGCCGGTGTCGATCGATCGCGTTGATTTTGCCAATCTCGACGTCTCGCCCGATAACGTGCACGTCGGTGGGCGATTGCTGCGCGACCAAACGACCGATCAATGGATCGGCGATATCCAGATCTGCGATCAAACGCAAACCGTCATCGGAAATATCCGCGGCTTGCGACTGCAGCGGTTGGCCGCTCCGCAGCCCCAATCGAGTCGAACCCCGTCGAGCAATTCAGCCTCGGTGGCATCGATCGGCAAGCCGTCGGATTACGCCGACGGTGCCGCTTACGAAGCCAAGTTGTTGGATTTCGCGCAACAAAAGGTCGCCGAAATCGCAGAGATTGAATTGCATGAAGTTCTCCTAGATTCCCCGCTGACGTCGCTGGGACTCGATTCCATCATGGCGATCGAATTGCAGGACGTGCTTGAAAAAGAATTAGACATCCACGTCTCGATGGATCTGTTCTTGAAGGATCTGAGCCTGCGAGCCCTGCTGCACGAAGTGCTTTCCACAAGCCAATCAGGCGACGCACACCACGCGAGCTCGTCCTCCGACGACGCATGGGTTGAGGGGGCGTTATGA